In the Haloarcula salinisoli genome, CCTCTCGAACGGCTGTATCTGCTGCCGACTGCAGGACGACCTCGTGACCGAAATCACCCGACTGGCCGAGGAGCGTGCGTTCGACTATCTCGTGGTTGAGGCGTCGGGCATCAGCGAACCGATATCCATCGCCCGCACGCTGACCGTCGGGACCGACGAGACCCGTCTCCCCGAGCGGTTCACGCTCGATACGACCGTCTCCGTCGTGGACGCCTACGGCTTCTGGAAGGCGTTCGACCCCGACGAATCGCTCCCCGACGGCGCGCCCGACCCGCAGCGACCGCTGACGGAGGTACTGGTCGACCAGATAGAGTTCTGTGACGTGTTGGTGCTGAACAAGTGTGACATGGTTCCCGACGCGGAGCTCGACGGCGTCGAGGCGGCCATCCGCGAACTCCAGCCCCGCGCGGCGATACACCGGACGACCTACAGCGAGGTCGACCCCGACAGGGTGCTTGCCACCGGGCGGTTCGACTTCGAGACGGCCCGGCGGCGGCAGGGGTGGAAAGAGACGCTCGTGGGGGCGGAAAGCGACTCGGCCGCTCGTGACGCGCATGGCCACGACCACGGCGGCCTGTCCGCGGCTGACGCCCACGGCGTCGAGTCCGTCGTCTACCGACGCGAGGCGCCGTTCCACCCCGACCGTTTCGACGCGTGGCTCGACGACTGGGACGGCGACATCGTCCGGGCGAAGGGGTTCGTCTGGGTCGCGAGTCGACCCGACACCGTGCTGGGCGTGAGTCAGGCCGGTCCGGCAGTACAGGCCGGGCCAATCGGCGAGTGGGGCGCGGACGAGCCGGAGACGCGGTTCGTCGTCATCGGTCGCGAGCTCGACGGGGAGAAGCTCACCGCCGAGTTAGACGCCTGTCTCGTCGGCGAGGGCGAAGAAATTCCGGCGGCCGACGCGGACCCCTTCCCGAGAGAGACGTAATCACGCGCCGTAGCCGACTTCCTCGCGGAGTTCGTCCCACTCCTCGTGGAAGCCGTAGGTCGACTCCGAGGTGGCACCCATCGCCCGCTGGTAGACATCGTCGTACGAAAGCAGCGCGCTCCACTCGTCGTGGAACCGATAGCTACAGTACTGACACATAGCCGTACGTATCAGCCAGACAACTATAGGGCTGGCGACGAAACCGCGGCAAGAGGCCGCCGGCGGCGGCTCTCTCAGGGTTCGAGGAGTACCTTGGTGACGCCCTCTTCGCGCTCGTCGAATTTCTCGTACATCTCCGGGGCCTCTTCGATGTCCACGCGGTGAGAGACGACCCAACTGGGGTCGGCTCGTCCCTCGATGATGAGGTCACGGAGTTCGCGGTTGTAGGATTTGACGTTGCACTGCCCGGTGCCGAGCTTCTGGCCCTTCTCGAACAGGAGACCGAAGTCGATGCCGAGACGGCCCTGGGCAGCCATCTCGTCGGGCGCACCGGGGTCCTCGGGGACGTACAGTCCTGGGATTCCGAGCTCCCCCGTCGGGCGGACGGTCCGGATGAGGTCGTTGAGGACGACCGCCGGATTCTCGCGGGCGGGGTCGTAGGCGTCGTCGGCCTCTTTCTCGGGGTCGATGGCCTGGTAGCCGACGGCGTCGACGCCTTTGTCGACCGCGCCACCGTGTTCGTCTTTAATCTGCTCGACGGGGTCGCCATCCTCGAAGTTGATGGCCGTCGCGTCACAGTGCTCCTCGGCGAGGTCGAGGCGACTCGGAACGCGGTCGACCGTGTAGATCTCGGCCGCGCCCTTGATTTTTGCGCTGTAGGCGGCCATCAGGCCGACCGGGCCCGCGCCGTAGATGGCGACGGAGTCGCCGGGCTGGAGGTTCGCGAGTTCTGTCCCGTGCCACCCCGTCGGGAAGATGTCCGCGAGCAGGGCGAAGGCGTCCTCGTGCTGGTCGCCCTCGGGCAGCTGTAAGGCGTTGAAGTCCGCGTACGGGATGCGCAGCTTCTCGGCTTGGCCGCCTTTGTACGGCCCCATCGCGACGTAGCCGTAGGCGCCGCCAGCGAAGCCCGGGTTGACGTTGGTACAGAAGCCCGTGTAGCCGTCCTCGCAGTTCTCACAGTGGCCACAGGCGACGTTGAACGGGGCGACCACGCGGTCGCCCTCTTCGAGGGTGGTGACGGCGTCACCGACCTCGGTGACGATACCCATGTTCTCGTGCCCGAAGACGATGCCTGGCTCGGCGGCTGTCCGTCCCTCGTACATGTGCAGGTCGGACCCACAGATACAGGACGTCGTGATGTCGATGAGAACGTCGTTCGGGTGTTCTATCTCCGGTTCTTCTACCTCTTCGACCGCTACTTCGTGTGGCCCCTGATAGACCACGGCATTCATTGACATTTTATTGACACACCGTTCTGACAGTTCTCGCGAGTATATAAAAAGATGATGTACAATGCGCCGAAGCTCGGGCGGTAAGGTAGTCGTTCCTTTGCTAATGCCGGAATATATCACAATAGTTGACAGTATATGTGTGTAAGTGGGAATTCCGGAACTTCTCAGCCGCAACTGAGTGGTGAGCGGCAGGAACGACCCTCGGCGTCAGTTCGGTCCATTGGCTCTCGCTCGTATCATTAAATCGCCGACACGACGGCACGCGTCGACCACAGCCGCCGAGAGTTGGGTTTAAATCACTCCTCGCCCGAACCAACTGATATGGAAATCGAACGCGGGGACGGGGTAACTATCCACTACGTCGGACGGTTCGAGGACGGGAGCCTCTTCGATACCT is a window encoding:
- a CDS encoding CobW family GTP-binding protein, whose protein sequence is MSTKQSVPITVVSGPLGAGKTTLVNRLLADPGDRRIAVVVNDMGEINVDAELLADQSEDGIVDLSNGCICCRLQDDLVTEITRLAEERAFDYLVVEASGISEPISIARTLTVGTDETRLPERFTLDTTVSVVDAYGFWKAFDPDESLPDGAPDPQRPLTEVLVDQIEFCDVLVLNKCDMVPDAELDGVEAAIRELQPRAAIHRTTYSEVDPDRVLATGRFDFETARRRQGWKETLVGAESDSAARDAHGHDHGGLSAADAHGVESVVYRREAPFHPDRFDAWLDDWDGDIVRAKGFVWVASRPDTVLGVSQAGPAVQAGPIGEWGADEPETRFVVIGRELDGEKLTAELDACLVGEGEEIPAADADPFPRET
- a CDS encoding glutathione-independent formaldehyde dehydrogenase codes for the protein MNAVVYQGPHEVAVEEVEEPEIEHPNDVLIDITTSCICGSDLHMYEGRTAAEPGIVFGHENMGIVTEVGDAVTTLEEGDRVVAPFNVACGHCENCEDGYTGFCTNVNPGFAGGAYGYVAMGPYKGGQAEKLRIPYADFNALQLPEGDQHEDAFALLADIFPTGWHGTELANLQPGDSVAIYGAGPVGLMAAYSAKIKGAAEIYTVDRVPSRLDLAEEHCDATAINFEDGDPVEQIKDEHGGAVDKGVDAVGYQAIDPEKEADDAYDPARENPAVVLNDLIRTVRPTGELGIPGLYVPEDPGAPDEMAAQGRLGIDFGLLFEKGQKLGTGQCNVKSYNRELRDLIIEGRADPSWVVSHRVDIEEAPEMYEKFDEREEGVTKVLLEP